A region from the Stutzerimonas stutzeri genome encodes:
- a CDS encoding alkene reductase, whose amino-acid sequence MAQSELFKTTQLGPYTLKNRIVLPPLTRSRSSQPGNIANDLMATYYRQRSGAGFMVTEGTQIEPRGQGYAWTPGIHSPEQIQGWRKVTDAVHAEGGVIFAQLWHVGRVSHTSLQPGGEAPIAPSAIRADNVKVFIETGPGTGTLTDPSTPRALSTEEVKELVALYAQAARNALDAGFDGVELHCANGYLVNQFISAHTNQRDDEYGGSLQNRLRFLREITLAVAGVVGKERVGVRFAPLFATTDEDRVYLGLVEEDPHQTYIKAVKILEEVGIAYLSLAEADWENAPELPETFREAVRKTFSGKIIYAGKYTAERGNRVIKAGWGDLIAFGRPFIANPDLPARIANNWPLNPVDPSSMYGGTDKGYTDYPTYKS is encoded by the coding sequence ATGGCACAATCAGAACTTTTCAAAACCACTCAGCTGGGCCCATACACCCTCAAGAACCGTATCGTTCTGCCGCCACTGACGCGTTCGCGCAGCTCCCAACCCGGCAATATTGCGAACGACCTGATGGCCACGTATTACCGTCAGCGCAGCGGTGCTGGCTTCATGGTGACCGAGGGCACACAAATCGAACCCCGAGGACAGGGTTATGCCTGGACACCCGGCATTCATAGCCCGGAACAGATACAAGGCTGGCGTAAGGTCACCGACGCTGTTCACGCCGAAGGGGGGGTCATCTTTGCTCAACTTTGGCATGTGGGTCGCGTGTCGCACACATCGCTGCAACCCGGTGGTGAAGCGCCCATCGCGCCATCAGCCATCCGCGCGGACAACGTCAAGGTGTTCATCGAAACTGGCCCCGGCACGGGTACACTGACCGACCCTTCGACCCCACGAGCTCTGTCCACCGAGGAGGTAAAGGAACTGGTTGCGCTCTACGCCCAAGCAGCCCGAAATGCTTTGGACGCAGGTTTTGACGGGGTGGAGCTTCACTGCGCGAACGGGTACCTGGTAAACCAGTTCATTTCGGCCCATACCAACCAGCGTGATGATGAATATGGCGGTTCGCTGCAGAACCGTCTTCGCTTCCTGCGCGAAATCACCCTCGCCGTTGCTGGTGTTGTCGGCAAGGAGCGCGTTGGCGTTCGCTTCGCCCCGCTGTTCGCGACCACAGACGAAGACCGCGTCTACCTTGGTCTGGTCGAAGAAGACCCTCATCAAACCTACATCAAGGCAGTGAAGATCCTCGAGGAAGTGGGCATTGCCTACCTGTCGCTCGCCGAAGCCGATTGGGAAAACGCACCCGAGCTGCCTGAGACGTTCCGGGAAGCTGTTCGTAAGACCTTCAGCGGCAAGATTATCTATGCCGGCAAGTACACCGCTGAACGAGGAAATCGCGTGATAAAAGCTGGCTGGGGCGACCTGATCGCTTTTGGCCGCCCCTTCATTGCGAACCCCGACCTGCCCGCTCGTATCGCCAACAACTGGCCGCTTAACCCAGTTGATCCAAGCAGCATGTACGGCGGTACCGATAAGGGCTACACCGACTACCCGACTTACAAATCCTAA
- a CDS encoding LLM class oxidoreductase, which translates to MYQPSTTPYQEHRGFKRTFRQGHLSLGLFFPLEAFEGDTPSMLDQVALAKRAEALGFSALWFRDVPLRDPSFGDVGQVFDPWVYLGYIAAHTTKIALGTASIALTLRNPLHTAKAAASIDQLSGGRLLLGVASGDRPVEFPAFSVDPEKRGETFQENLNVIRQAHRTHFEPIRWSHGELLGADLVPKPTTREIPLFVTGHSRQSLDWIARESHGWINYPRPPKIQRLIVEDWRQETAKQCGTIYKPFLQSLYIDLDEHPSTPPSPIHLGFRLGRNHLRALLDTLQEIGVDHVILNLKYGKRPAAEVIEELGKHIVPQFGAQVPDSPT; encoded by the coding sequence ATGTACCAACCGAGCACGACTCCCTACCAAGAGCATAGGGGATTCAAACGGACCTTCAGGCAGGGTCATCTAAGCCTTGGGCTGTTCTTTCCCCTGGAGGCTTTCGAAGGTGATACACCGAGCATGCTAGATCAGGTCGCGCTGGCCAAACGTGCAGAGGCACTTGGTTTTTCGGCGCTCTGGTTTCGCGACGTCCCGCTCAGGGACCCAAGCTTCGGTGATGTCGGCCAGGTTTTCGACCCTTGGGTGTATCTGGGCTACATCGCAGCCCATACAACAAAAATCGCACTAGGCACCGCCTCCATCGCCCTTACTTTGCGTAATCCCTTGCACACGGCAAAGGCCGCAGCGAGCATTGATCAGTTGAGCGGAGGTCGCTTGCTCCTGGGAGTAGCCTCTGGCGATCGTCCCGTGGAGTTTCCCGCATTCAGCGTTGATCCAGAAAAGCGTGGCGAGACCTTTCAAGAAAACCTCAATGTGATACGCCAAGCCCATCGAACACACTTCGAGCCCATTCGCTGGAGTCACGGCGAGTTACTGGGGGCCGATCTCGTTCCCAAACCTACGACTCGGGAAATACCGCTATTCGTAACTGGACATAGCCGCCAGTCGCTCGATTGGATCGCGCGTGAAAGCCATGGATGGATCAACTATCCACGTCCGCCAAAAATACAGCGACTCATCGTGGAAGATTGGCGACAGGAAACGGCTAAACAATGTGGCACTATCTACAAGCCGTTCTTGCAATCGCTGTATATCGACCTGGACGAACACCCATCCACGCCACCCTCGCCTATCCATCTAGGATTCCGACTGGGACGTAACCACCTGCGGGCCTTGCTGGATACACTTCAGGAAATCGGTGTAGATCACGTCATCCTGAACCTCAAGTATGGTAAACGCCCCGCAGCAGAGGTTATCGAGGAACTTGGCAAACATATCGTCCCGCAATTCGGCGCACAGGTGCCCGATAGTCCTACCTGA